The following are encoded in a window of Tessaracoccus flavescens genomic DNA:
- a CDS encoding class II aldolase/adducin family protein, whose protein sequence is MSAQLHDELIRLANEFGSDEAYARAGGGNASVKHGGVLYIKPSGTTLATLRDNDLVPLRIPVLLEALVSDEEVDGDPVMAAATAARVGDPGGRRPSVEILFHALIPDSLVLHLHPLVANALTCHEDGRALAERLLGNEAIWVDYTDPGVPLAKEIHRERQAFEARTGHPAPAITLMGNHGIIVSGNNRDEVAQRITWLSATIQAAIDETPAPVVPQRADDGASVAEAFRVAAGRDAIAWSNDDVVRSASSLSAAAVSRGPLIPDQIVYAGSFPVILEGIDDVEAAVASYEAEHGRQPITAVAPGQCVASVGDTDKAATIALGTFLDALVVGRDADRLGGSRVLNERERHFIETWEAESYRQQVSAGS, encoded by the coding sequence ATGTCTGCACAGTTGCACGACGAACTCATCCGCCTCGCCAACGAGTTCGGATCAGACGAGGCCTACGCCCGTGCGGGGGGCGGGAACGCCTCCGTCAAACACGGTGGGGTGCTCTACATCAAGCCCAGCGGCACGACGCTGGCCACCCTTCGCGACAACGACCTCGTGCCCCTGCGGATCCCCGTTCTCCTCGAGGCGCTGGTATCCGACGAGGAGGTCGACGGAGATCCAGTGATGGCGGCAGCCACCGCCGCCCGCGTAGGCGACCCGGGCGGCCGTCGGCCGAGCGTCGAGATCCTCTTCCACGCGCTGATCCCGGATTCCCTGGTGCTGCACCTCCACCCCTTGGTGGCCAATGCGCTCACGTGCCACGAAGACGGCCGGGCACTGGCCGAGCGGCTGCTGGGGAACGAGGCGATCTGGGTCGACTACACCGATCCGGGCGTGCCGCTGGCCAAGGAGATCCACCGGGAGCGGCAGGCCTTCGAGGCCCGCACAGGACACCCTGCCCCCGCGATCACGCTGATGGGCAACCACGGAATCATCGTCTCCGGCAACAACCGCGACGAGGTAGCGCAACGCATCACCTGGCTCTCGGCCACCATCCAAGCGGCCATCGACGAGACCCCGGCCCCCGTGGTGCCGCAGCGCGCCGACGACGGAGCCAGCGTCGCGGAGGCGTTCCGGGTAGCCGCCGGGCGCGACGCCATCGCGTGGTCGAATGACGACGTCGTTCGGTCCGCGTCCAGCCTCAGCGCCGCCGCGGTCAGCCGGGGCCCCCTCATCCCCGACCAGATCGTCTACGCCGGCTCCTTCCCAGTGATCCTGGAGGGGATCGACGACGTCGAGGCGGCCGTCGCGAGCTACGAGGCCGAGCACGGGCGTCAGCCCATCACTGCAGTGGCGCCGGGCCAGTGCGTCGCGTCGGTCGGCGACACCGACAAGGCCGCGACGATCGCGCTGGGCACGTTCCTCGACGCGTTGGTCGTCGGTCGCGACGCCGACAGGCTCGGCGGTTCGCGCGTCCTGAACGAACGCGAGCGTCACTTCATCGAGACCTGGGAAGCGGAGTCCTACCGCCAGCAGGTCTCGGCCGGGTCATGA
- a CDS encoding pentapeptide repeat-containing protein: MTIDVQDLLEDGYIEGVDESRVSFSGPERHGLRILDSRFTDADLSGAKLIGCRLADVELRSAHATDLSLAKSSLQDVEIVESRIGAVQAFGGTWTRVRIVGGKIDYLNLRGTTINRLEIDKAVIGDLDLSEAKVEVLNFIDTTIGKVTLTSSRTRRIDLRGARVQGLESNPEGLKGVTLGSDQVTELAPVLADILGIKVV; the protein is encoded by the coding sequence ATGACGATCGACGTGCAGGACCTGTTGGAGGACGGCTACATCGAGGGGGTCGACGAGTCACGGGTCTCCTTCAGCGGGCCCGAACGGCACGGTCTGCGGATCCTCGACAGCCGGTTCACCGACGCCGACCTCAGCGGGGCGAAGCTGATCGGCTGCAGGCTGGCCGACGTCGAGCTCCGTTCCGCCCACGCCACCGACCTGTCGCTCGCGAAGTCGTCGCTCCAAGACGTGGAGATCGTCGAGTCCCGGATCGGGGCCGTGCAGGCCTTCGGCGGCACATGGACCCGGGTGCGGATCGTCGGTGGGAAGATCGACTACCTCAACCTGCGCGGCACGACGATCAACCGGCTCGAGATCGACAAGGCCGTCATCGGCGACCTCGATCTGTCGGAGGCCAAGGTCGAGGTGCTGAACTTCATCGACACGACGATCGGCAAGGTCACGCTGACCAGTTCCCGCACCCGGCGGATCGATCTGCGGGGAGCCCGGGTGCAGGGCCTCGAGTCGAACCCGGAGGGGCTGAAGGGCGTCACCCTCGGCTCTGACCAGGTGACGGAGCTGGCCCCCGTGCTCGCCGACATCCTCGGGATCAAGGTCGTCTGA
- a CDS encoding autoinducer 2 ABC transporter substrate-binding protein, whose translation MSKVLKNFLTAATVGALLFTAACTTRNTETTTTTPSGGDTTTSAEATTGGEAAGGEFTVAFVPKIQGIPYFEAMNTGGKAAEAEIEGLTWMYQGPTTADPAAQADIVRSMIQKKVDVLIVAPNDPDSLAPILQEAKDAGIKVGTSDTDAPNSVREVFVEQATSQAIGEYTADTLAKAMGEKGTAVIVSCGETAENLNSWIKIEEETFASKYPDIKLLPTVYAGEDQNKATQMATDLMNANPDLNGIIGQCTTSAPGVAQAVRDAGKIGQVFTVGVGTPQAMLPYLEDGSSSGSILWDVENLGYLTAWAGAQLFQGKAFEATNQVSDKIKDVEFRDDTKELILGPPLVLTKDNAGQFNY comes from the coding sequence ATGTCAAAGGTACTCAAGAATTTCCTGACAGCCGCCACCGTGGGCGCGCTGCTCTTCACCGCTGCCTGCACCACCCGCAACACCGAGACGACGACCACCACCCCTTCCGGTGGCGACACGACGACCTCAGCTGAAGCCACCACCGGTGGCGAGGCCGCGGGCGGCGAGTTCACCGTCGCGTTCGTTCCGAAGATCCAGGGCATCCCATACTTCGAGGCCATGAACACCGGTGGCAAGGCCGCCGAGGCTGAGATCGAGGGCCTGACCTGGATGTACCAGGGCCCGACGACTGCCGACCCGGCCGCCCAGGCCGACATCGTGCGCTCGATGATCCAGAAGAAGGTCGACGTCCTCATCGTCGCCCCGAACGATCCCGACTCCCTTGCGCCGATCCTGCAGGAAGCCAAGGACGCCGGCATCAAGGTGGGCACGTCGGACACCGACGCCCCGAACTCCGTGCGTGAGGTCTTCGTAGAGCAGGCCACCAGCCAGGCCATTGGCGAGTACACGGCCGACACGTTGGCCAAGGCCATGGGTGAGAAGGGCACGGCCGTGATCGTCTCCTGTGGCGAGACCGCGGAGAACCTGAACTCCTGGATCAAGATCGAGGAAGAGACCTTCGCCAGCAAGTACCCGGACATCAAGCTGCTTCCCACCGTCTACGCGGGCGAGGACCAGAACAAGGCCACCCAGATGGCGACCGACTTGATGAACGCCAACCCTGACCTCAACGGCATCATCGGCCAGTGCACCACGTCGGCTCCGGGCGTTGCCCAGGCCGTGCGCGACGCCGGCAAGATCGGCCAGGTCTTCACCGTTGGTGTGGGTACCCCGCAGGCGATGCTGCCGTACCTCGAGGACGGCTCGTCCTCCGGCTCAATCCTCTGGGATGTCGAGAACCTCGGCTACCTGACGGCATGGGCCGGCGCCCAGTTATTCCAGGGCAAGGCGTTTGAGGCCACCAATCAGGTCAGCGACAAGATCAAGGACGTCGAGTTCCGCGACGACACTAAGGAACTCATCCTCGGCCCGCCGCTGGTCCTGACCAAGGACAACGCGGGGCAGTTCAACTACTGA
- a CDS encoding rhamnulokinase, producing MSRILAAVDLGASSGRVIAGVLTDGRFDLRETVRFPNRPYRLPTPQGDRLHWGVLGMWGSILEGLRTAARDLGPIESIGIDTWAVDYGLLDANGELIGNPASYRCARTRPEQFFEAMPVEELFELVGLQIQPFNTVFQLAVESQERLQIAQRILLMPDLLGYWLTGRPVAEVTNASTTGLLDPVTRRWQPTVLDVVGCQFARPIEHLLPELVEPGTVVGPVIAPDLDLHNAAGEPTQLVAVGTHDTASAIVAVPAERDDFAYISCGTWSLVGLELPEPVLTPAAREANLTNELGVDGTVRFLKNVMGLWVFNECLATWRNAGHELAVADLVAAAAAAEPLRTIVDINDAAFFPPGDMPGRIAECATRTGQPAPRNEAETARCVFDSLALAYRQAVRQVADVAGRDVGVVHMLGGGIQNRLLCQLTADATGLPVVAGPVEGTALGNLVVQARAVGLLDGGLSELRQVVRASSHLVNYTPGPTDGCWDAAERRVWG from the coding sequence ATGTCGCGGATCCTTGCGGCCGTGGACCTCGGTGCCTCGAGCGGGCGGGTCATCGCTGGTGTGCTGACCGACGGTCGCTTCGACCTGCGCGAGACCGTGCGCTTCCCCAATCGCCCTTACCGCCTGCCAACCCCCCAGGGGGATCGCCTGCACTGGGGCGTGTTGGGCATGTGGGGCTCGATTCTCGAGGGCCTGCGGACCGCGGCCCGCGACCTAGGTCCGATCGAGAGCATCGGCATCGACACCTGGGCCGTCGACTATGGGCTGCTCGACGCCAACGGCGAACTGATCGGCAACCCGGCCAGCTACCGGTGCGCACGCACCCGCCCGGAGCAGTTCTTCGAGGCGATGCCCGTCGAGGAACTGTTCGAGCTCGTCGGCCTCCAAATCCAGCCCTTCAACACGGTCTTCCAACTCGCCGTCGAATCTCAGGAGCGACTTCAGATCGCGCAGCGCATCCTGCTCATGCCCGACCTGCTGGGCTACTGGCTCACCGGCCGTCCGGTGGCCGAGGTGACCAACGCCTCCACCACCGGTCTGCTCGACCCGGTGACTCGCCGCTGGCAGCCGACGGTGCTCGACGTCGTGGGGTGCCAGTTCGCTCGCCCCATCGAGCATCTGTTGCCGGAACTGGTCGAGCCAGGAACGGTCGTCGGCCCCGTCATCGCCCCGGACCTGGACTTGCACAACGCGGCGGGGGAGCCGACGCAATTGGTCGCGGTCGGCACCCACGACACGGCGTCGGCCATCGTCGCAGTTCCCGCCGAGCGCGACGACTTCGCGTACATCTCCTGCGGCACGTGGTCGCTGGTCGGCTTGGAACTCCCGGAACCGGTGCTCACGCCCGCCGCCAGAGAGGCGAACCTCACCAATGAACTGGGCGTGGACGGAACGGTTCGCTTCCTCAAGAACGTCATGGGACTTTGGGTGTTCAACGAGTGCCTGGCCACGTGGCGCAACGCGGGCCATGAGCTCGCCGTCGCCGATCTCGTCGCGGCCGCTGCAGCCGCCGAGCCGCTGCGGACCATCGTCGACATTAACGACGCAGCGTTCTTCCCGCCGGGGGACATGCCGGGGCGGATCGCCGAGTGCGCCACCCGCACGGGGCAGCCGGCGCCCCGCAACGAGGCTGAGACGGCGCGCTGCGTTTTCGACTCGCTCGCTCTGGCCTATCGCCAGGCCGTGCGTCAGGTGGCGGATGTGGCCGGTCGCGACGTCGGTGTCGTGCACATGCTGGGTGGCGGCATCCAGAACCGGCTCCTGTGCCAACTCACCGCAGATGCCACTGGCCTGCCCGTTGTTGCCGGCCCCGTGGAGGGGACGGCTCTGGGCAACCTCGTGGTCCAAGCTCGTGCGGTCGGCCTGCTCGATGGCGGCCTGAGTGAACTGCGCCAGGTGGTGCGGGCGTCGTCGCACCTGGTCAACTACACCCCCGGCCCGACGGACGGATGCTGGGACGCGGCCGAACGGCGAGTGTGGGGCTGA
- a CDS encoding glutaminase — MIRAGALVVHSIPPAGMPPLATISSSASLCASSAGVSTSTRRSTRPSWRWSTATSRPLLLGVEKDLPDETHDVVAGYARQCAISVTATDLAIMGATLTNGGRQPRTGEQIFDAAVRQCLGVMATCGMYDDRRLGLRGRRPIQERVACGILAVSPGRLGSDVWSPFDEHGISVRDSRW; from the coding sequence ATGATCAGGGCCGGTGCCCTCGTGGTGCACAGCATCCCCCCGGCAGGAATGCCACCGCTCGCAACGATTTCATCCTCGGCCTCTCTTTGCGCCTCGTCGGCCGGCGTCTCGACGTCGACGAGGAGGTCCACGAGGCCGAGTTGGCGATGGTCCACCGCCACCTCGCGACCGCTCCTCCTCGGGGTCGAGAAAGACCTGCCCGACGAGACCCACGACGTCGTCGCCGGATACGCCCGCCAATGCGCGATCAGCGTGACGGCGACGGATCTGGCGATTATGGGCGCGACGCTGACCAACGGCGGTCGGCAGCCGCGCACCGGCGAGCAGATCTTCGACGCCGCCGTGCGCCAGTGCCTCGGCGTGATGGCCACCTGTGGCATGTATGACGACCGGCGACTGGGTCTCCGCGGTCGGCGTCCCATCCAGGAGCGCGTCGCGTGCGGCATCCTCGCCGTGTCGCCCGGGCGGCTGGGCAGCGACGTGTGGTCGCCGTTCGATGAACACGGCATCAGCGTGCGGGACAGTCGCTGGTGA
- a CDS encoding DeoR/GlpR family DNA-binding transcription regulator: protein MTKLDEAGRREAIHRWLERLGRASVSDLATQFGVSSVTIRKDLSELELRGLLTRVHGGATRTSLKDEGSFPFRLQDQAEQKRDIARRAARLVHSGDRIALDSSTTAHHLAHELLELRDLFVLTYSIPTATLFLDSSSAFVFLLGGPMRRSSRACAVTPMSSCFGGQVDLFFFSARGASPAEGFSEVSSAEAEAKRTLALASRRNFALLDSSKFTADAYHPWLPTSRVTGLITDRGLSPALAEAWRAAGLSVDTGGPVRGGGVPP, encoded by the coding sequence GTGACGAAGCTTGATGAGGCTGGCCGCCGTGAAGCCATTCACCGGTGGCTCGAGCGACTGGGGCGCGCGAGCGTGAGCGACCTCGCGACGCAATTTGGTGTGTCCTCGGTGACCATCCGAAAAGACCTCTCCGAACTGGAGTTGCGTGGCCTCTTGACCCGCGTCCACGGTGGCGCGACCCGCACCTCCCTCAAGGACGAAGGGTCCTTCCCGTTCCGGCTGCAGGATCAAGCCGAGCAGAAGCGAGACATCGCCAGACGCGCGGCCAGGCTCGTCCACAGTGGCGACCGGATCGCCCTCGATTCCTCCACCACCGCACACCACCTCGCGCACGAGTTGCTTGAACTGCGTGACCTCTTCGTCCTCACTTATTCGATTCCGACAGCCACGCTGTTCCTGGACAGCTCGTCGGCATTCGTGTTCCTGCTCGGCGGGCCGATGCGTCGCTCCTCGCGGGCTTGCGCGGTGACGCCGATGAGTTCCTGCTTCGGTGGACAGGTTGACCTGTTCTTTTTCAGCGCGCGGGGAGCGTCCCCAGCCGAAGGCTTCTCGGAGGTGTCCTCCGCCGAAGCCGAGGCCAAACGAACGTTGGCGCTCGCGAGCCGACGCAACTTCGCCTTGCTGGATTCCTCGAAGTTCACGGCCGACGCGTACCACCCGTGGCTGCCGACCAGCCGCGTCACCGGGCTCATCACCGATCGCGGCCTCAGCCCGGCCTTAGCTGAGGCATGGCGCGCGGCGGGGCTGAGCGTCGACACCGGCGGCCCGGTCCGAGGAGGTGGTGTGCCTCCGTGA
- a CDS encoding substrate-binding domain-containing protein, whose product MDTQNPFYGSIALEAEEVAEAHGLGLFVANSHLRDGKEEYYLSQFEQQRVRGVLVTPSGADLDQHRATAHRGTPVVLVDSVDPEEGFCTIVVDDHYGGYLAVDHLIGLGRTRILVVGGPPHFRQVGRRHAGALAAAEGRGVELAYLEAPDMTILAGRAIGEQILRTMSPIPDAIFAMNDLLATGLLQALVMNRGVRVPENIALIGYDDIDFCANAIVPISSVRQPSAELGRRAVELLEAEIDDGRTHEHVSVVLKPVLVVRQSTAGTAATQG is encoded by the coding sequence ATCGACACCCAGAACCCCTTCTACGGTTCCATCGCGCTCGAGGCTGAGGAGGTCGCCGAAGCGCACGGCCTCGGGCTCTTCGTGGCCAACAGCCACCTCCGCGATGGCAAAGAGGAGTACTACCTCTCCCAATTCGAGCAGCAGCGGGTGCGCGGCGTGCTCGTCACCCCGAGTGGCGCGGACCTAGATCAACATCGCGCGACGGCGCACCGCGGAACCCCCGTGGTATTGGTCGACTCCGTCGATCCGGAGGAGGGCTTCTGCACGATCGTCGTCGACGACCACTACGGCGGCTATCTCGCCGTAGATCACCTCATCGGCCTGGGGCGCACGAGAATACTCGTCGTCGGAGGGCCGCCCCATTTCCGCCAGGTGGGCCGTCGGCACGCCGGAGCCTTGGCTGCCGCCGAGGGGAGGGGAGTGGAGTTGGCCTATCTGGAGGCCCCGGACATGACGATCCTCGCCGGGCGCGCCATTGGCGAGCAGATCCTGCGCACGATGTCTCCGATCCCAGACGCGATCTTCGCGATGAACGACCTGCTCGCGACCGGGCTGTTGCAGGCGCTGGTGATGAACAGGGGTGTGCGGGTCCCCGAGAACATCGCGCTCATCGGCTATGACGACATTGATTTCTGCGCCAACGCAATCGTGCCGATCTCCTCGGTGCGCCAGCCGAGCGCGGAACTCGGGCGGCGCGCCGTCGAACTGTTGGAGGCTGAGATCGACGACGGCCGAACACATGAACACGTCTCGGTGGTGTTGAAGCCGGTGCTCGTGGTGCGGCAGTCGACGGCGGGAACTGCCGCAACCCAGGGCTGA
- a CDS encoding glycine--tRNA ligase, whose product MQDALRRLSDYWTSKGCLTWQPFNTEVGAGTMNPATVLRVLGPEPWDVAYVEPSVRPDDSRYGENPNRLQTHTQFQVILKPEPGDPQELYLGSLEALGIDLSKHDVRFVEDNWQQPAIGAWGLGWEVWLDGMEITQFTYFQQVGGQNLDPIPVELTYGVERILMAQQGVTHFKDIVYATAADGRPVTYGEAFGQQEYEMSRYYLDDADVEANRALYETYVGEATRMVEARLPVPAHSYILKSSHAFNVLDARGAISTTERAKAFATMRRLMRDTAALWIERREELGFPLTREQSSTGPVAPEQTDPASLGTAPQTFALEIGVEELPPHVVPQTIEAVREALTSKLAATRLEHGTITVDGTPRRIVAIVEGLAAAEPDAEQLRKGPKWSAAFDAAGNPTKPLEGFMRGQGVTADQVVKAEIGGNEHAAVKVSVEGRGVLDVMSEIVADVVSGLRAEKNMRWSDPKLSFSRAIRWLVALWGGAVVPAVISDLSAGRTTVLERPVAGDIDGRRSDGARVGTVEIASADDLLPTITEGRIILASDARRASVGEQATALAATVGGTVDLEGESALVDEITNLVEEPHGVLGHFDERYLDLPERILTTVMRKHQRYLPVYRDGKLAPHFVTMANGLCDDDTVRAGNESVIRARYEDALFFWNADLAAENVDGFVPGLDALTFEDRLGSVGLRARRIADVAGRLAARVKLEGSERETLTRAGQLAKFDLATQMVVEMSSLAGFIAREYAVRKGETAEVAEALYEMEQPHTSADPVPASTPGALLALADRFDLLAAMFALGAKPTGSSDPFGLRRAALGVVRILRESAGTPLEKLTIRAGLEDAVARLAEQGVEVAPDAVDAALEFTIGRFAQLLRDEGTSADLVNAILPAANAPGRASRLLRELSELEDERLDDLVEALVRISRILPGKVKPTYDRSKLTEPAELALADAIEKMPADTASRSMADVVELTDPPVAAAEEFFEEILVNAEDPAVRAARQGLLASLLAAAPAGIDWKALDTALS is encoded by the coding sequence ATGCAAGACGCCCTACGCCGACTCTCCGACTACTGGACCTCGAAGGGCTGCCTCACGTGGCAGCCGTTCAACACGGAGGTCGGTGCCGGAACCATGAACCCGGCCACCGTCCTGCGCGTGCTCGGACCCGAGCCGTGGGACGTCGCCTACGTCGAGCCCTCCGTGCGCCCGGATGACTCCCGCTACGGCGAGAACCCCAACCGGCTCCAGACGCACACCCAGTTCCAGGTGATCCTCAAGCCGGAGCCAGGCGACCCGCAGGAGCTGTACCTCGGCTCGCTCGAGGCCCTCGGTATCGACCTGTCGAAGCACGACGTGCGCTTCGTCGAGGACAACTGGCAGCAGCCTGCGATCGGCGCGTGGGGCCTCGGCTGGGAGGTGTGGCTCGACGGCATGGAGATCACGCAGTTCACCTACTTCCAGCAGGTCGGCGGCCAGAACCTCGACCCGATCCCGGTCGAGCTGACCTACGGCGTCGAGCGCATCCTCATGGCACAGCAGGGCGTGACCCACTTCAAGGACATCGTCTACGCGACCGCCGCGGACGGGCGCCCCGTCACCTACGGCGAGGCCTTCGGCCAGCAGGAATACGAGATGAGCCGCTACTACCTCGACGACGCGGACGTCGAGGCCAACCGCGCGCTCTACGAGACCTACGTCGGCGAGGCGACCCGCATGGTGGAGGCCCGCCTCCCAGTGCCCGCGCACTCCTACATCCTCAAGTCGAGCCACGCGTTCAACGTGCTCGACGCGCGCGGCGCCATCTCGACGACGGAGCGCGCGAAGGCGTTCGCGACCATGCGTCGCCTGATGCGCGACACCGCAGCCCTGTGGATCGAGCGCCGCGAGGAACTCGGCTTCCCCCTGACCCGTGAGCAGTCCTCGACGGGCCCCGTCGCCCCGGAGCAGACCGATCCGGCGAGCCTCGGCACCGCGCCGCAGACCTTCGCGCTGGAGATCGGCGTCGAGGAACTGCCCCCGCATGTGGTCCCCCAGACCATCGAGGCCGTCCGTGAGGCGCTGACCTCGAAGCTGGCCGCGACCCGCCTCGAGCACGGGACGATCACCGTCGACGGCACGCCGCGGCGCATCGTCGCGATCGTCGAGGGCCTCGCCGCGGCCGAGCCGGACGCCGAGCAGCTGCGCAAGGGTCCGAAGTGGTCGGCGGCATTCGACGCGGCGGGCAACCCGACCAAGCCGCTCGAGGGCTTCATGCGCGGCCAGGGCGTCACGGCCGACCAGGTCGTCAAGGCCGAGATCGGCGGCAACGAGCACGCGGCCGTCAAGGTCTCCGTCGAGGGCCGAGGCGTTCTCGACGTGATGAGCGAGATCGTCGCCGACGTCGTCAGCGGGCTGCGCGCCGAGAAGAACATGCGCTGGAGCGACCCAAAGCTGTCGTTCTCCCGCGCCATCCGCTGGCTTGTCGCCCTCTGGGGCGGCGCCGTGGTGCCAGCCGTCATCTCCGACCTGAGCGCCGGCCGCACGACCGTCCTTGAGCGTCCGGTCGCGGGCGACATCGACGGGAGGCGCTCCGACGGCGCCCGCGTCGGCACCGTCGAGATCGCCTCTGCCGACGACCTGCTGCCTACGATCACCGAGGGCCGGATCATCCTGGCCAGCGACGCCCGCCGCGCCTCGGTCGGCGAGCAGGCCACCGCGCTCGCTGCGACCGTCGGCGGAACCGTTGACCTGGAAGGCGAGTCGGCCCTGGTTGACGAGATCACCAACCTGGTCGAGGAGCCCCACGGCGTGCTCGGCCACTTCGACGAGCGCTACCTCGACCTGCCCGAGCGCATCCTCACCACCGTCATGCGCAAGCATCAGCGCTACCTGCCCGTCTACCGCGACGGAAAGCTGGCGCCGCACTTCGTCACCATGGCCAACGGCCTCTGCGACGACGACACCGTGCGCGCTGGCAACGAGTCGGTCATCCGGGCCCGCTACGAGGACGCGCTGTTCTTCTGGAACGCCGACCTCGCCGCCGAGAACGTCGACGGCTTCGTCCCCGGACTCGACGCGCTGACCTTCGAGGACCGCCTCGGGTCGGTCGGCCTGCGTGCCCGACGCATCGCCGACGTCGCGGGAAGGCTCGCCGCCCGCGTCAAGCTCGAAGGCTCCGAGCGCGAGACGCTGACCCGCGCCGGGCAGCTCGCCAAGTTCGACCTCGCCACGCAGATGGTGGTCGAGATGAGCTCGCTCGCCGGTTTCATCGCCCGCGAGTACGCCGTCCGCAAGGGCGAGACCGCAGAGGTGGCCGAGGCGCTCTACGAGATGGAGCAGCCCCACACCTCCGCCGATCCCGTGCCGGCGTCCACCCCCGGCGCGCTGCTGGCGCTTGCCGACCGGTTCGACCTGCTCGCTGCCATGTTCGCGCTCGGGGCGAAGCCGACCGGCTCCTCCGACCCGTTCGGGCTGCGCCGCGCCGCCCTCGGCGTGGTCCGGATCCTGCGCGAGTCGGCTGGCACGCCGCTGGAGAAGCTGACCATCCGGGCCGGCCTCGAGGACGCCGTCGCCCGCCTGGCCGAGCAGGGTGTCGAGGTGGCCCCCGACGCCGTCGACGCGGCGCTCGAGTTCACCATCGGCCGCTTCGCGCAGCTGCTGCGCGACGAGGGCACCTCCGCCGACCTGGTCAACGCGATCCTTCCTGCGGCCAACGCCCCCGGGCGCGCGTCGCGGCTGCTCCGCGAGCTCTCGGAGCTCGAGGACGAGCGGCTCGACGACCTCGTCGAGGCCCTCGTGCGCATCTCGCGCATCCTCCCCGGAAAGGTCAAGCCGACCTACGACCGCTCGAAGCTCACCGAGCCTGCGGAGCTTGCCCTCGCCGACGCGATCGAGAAGATGCCGGCAGACACGGCATCGCGCTCGATGGCCGACGTGGTCGAGCTGACCGATCCGCCGGTTGCGGCCGCCGAGGAGTTCTTCGAGGAGATCCTGGTCAACGCGGAGGATCCGGCCGTGCGCGCCGCCCGCCAGGGGCTGCTCGCCTCGCTCCTTGCCGCCGCCCCGGCAGGCATCGACTGGAAGGCCCTCGACACGGCGCTGAGCTGA
- a CDS encoding NAD(P)-dependent oxidoreductase, giving the protein MKVLVPKAYKGRLPKIDDAEIVIIDGSQPVADEHLDAEVLVAWGQPNEVLKDSAQRLTRLRLVQAFLAGPDPVVAAGFDPEVPIASGVGLHDGPVAEHALGMILALLRNFPLAVQNAVRHVWAVGHDGAMKLRANDGRVTTLAGANVTIWGYGSIGSTLAPLVRALGADVTGVARTAGERDGVRVVDDSGLADVLAETDVLVMILPNHPSTANAMDAERFAQLKEGAVLVNVGRGSTVEEEALVEALESGRLAGAALDVTATEPLPAESPLWDQPTLLITPHVAGGRPQHADELLAHNIEAVRTGGVVRNLVRR; this is encoded by the coding sequence GTGAAGGTTCTGGTCCCCAAGGCCTACAAGGGCAGGCTGCCGAAGATCGACGACGCGGAGATCGTCATCATCGACGGCTCGCAACCCGTCGCGGACGAGCATCTCGACGCGGAGGTGCTGGTCGCGTGGGGCCAGCCGAACGAGGTCCTCAAGGACTCGGCGCAGCGCCTGACCAGGCTCCGGCTCGTCCAGGCCTTCCTGGCAGGCCCCGATCCTGTCGTCGCGGCTGGCTTCGACCCAGAGGTCCCCATCGCGAGCGGGGTCGGCCTGCACGACGGGCCCGTGGCGGAGCACGCGCTCGGCATGATCCTCGCGCTGCTGCGCAACTTCCCGCTCGCCGTGCAGAACGCGGTCCGCCACGTCTGGGCGGTCGGCCATGACGGCGCGATGAAGCTCCGCGCCAACGACGGGCGTGTCACGACGCTCGCCGGGGCCAACGTGACGATCTGGGGCTACGGGTCGATCGGCTCGACGCTCGCGCCGCTCGTGCGCGCGCTCGGGGCCGACGTCACGGGCGTCGCGCGCACCGCGGGTGAGCGCGACGGGGTGCGGGTGGTCGACGACTCGGGCCTGGCCGACGTGCTCGCCGAGACCGACGTGCTGGTGATGATCCTGCCGAACCATCCGTCGACGGCCAACGCGATGGACGCGGAGCGGTTCGCGCAGCTGAAGGAGGGCGCCGTCCTCGTCAACGTTGGGCGGGGGAGCACCGTCGAAGAGGAGGCCCTCGTCGAGGCGCTGGAGTCGGGCAGGCTCGCCGGAGCGGCGCTCGACGTGACGGCTACGGAGCCGCTGCCCGCCGAGTCACCGCTGTGGGACCAGCCGACGCTGCTGATCACCCCGCACGTCGCCGGCGGCCGCCCGCAGCACGCCGACGAGCTGCTCGCCCACAACATCGAGGCCGTCCGCACAGGGGGAGTGGTGCGCAACCTGGTCCGCCGCTGA